A single region of the Gemmata palustris genome encodes:
- a CDS encoding DUF2721 domain-containing protein produces MPIPFLGAGEILGAMITPAVLISASGTLVLSTSNRLGRVVDRIRALATEAEGLPDVSAAPEVVEKRALIAEQIDFLTARLHMLQSAVVTLYMAIGLLVGASLAVGLSASAGRMMEWVPIGFGLLGASALLFGASVLVRESRLAVRGTLHELAHVRKVVERKTSMRAAPDEKPEGGQGEG; encoded by the coding sequence ATGCCGATACCGTTTCTGGGCGCGGGCGAAATTCTCGGGGCCATGATTACACCCGCGGTGCTCATTTCCGCGTCCGGCACGTTGGTGCTGTCCACATCGAATCGGCTCGGGCGCGTCGTGGACCGCATCCGCGCGCTCGCCACGGAAGCGGAAGGGTTGCCCGACGTGTCGGCCGCGCCGGAGGTGGTCGAAAAACGCGCCCTGATCGCGGAGCAGATCGATTTCCTCACCGCCCGGCTGCACATGCTGCAATCGGCGGTCGTCACGCTGTACATGGCGATCGGGCTGTTGGTCGGTGCGAGTCTCGCGGTCGGTCTGTCCGCGTCCGCCGGACGCATGATGGAGTGGGTGCCGATCGGGTTCGGGTTGCTGGGGGCCTCCGCGCTGCTGTTCGGCGCGAGCGTGCTGGTGCGGGAGTCGCGCCTGGCGGTGCGCGGGACGCTCCACGAACTGGCCCACGTGCGCAAGGTCGTGGAGCGCAAGACGAGTATGCGCGCGGCCCCGGACGAGAAGCCCGAAGGCGGGCAGGGAGAGGGGTAG
- a CDS encoding alpha-amylase family protein: protein MSLPSRREFVCAAAVAGTVGASEGLLPLAPATEDAKPDIWGRTILPQPFEKGPFREVKVPAWVQDSTGAGYTLSVMSSAQRKDAADAGVTISEMGFVDPFYAYYDSKLLKRRNPHVAPDGLKKDIAEYQKLGVRILGVYPPTLQAEVWERHPEWRRVSTDTDQIPEIDLKKFPHGGMLCPLGPYGDFFIDVLAEIVTEFPAVSAFSFDGLHHGGGCYCRICRANYKKDTGNAIPKRDMQSEDFRKYLHWADRKLEDLVQRMQTRLKTINPDIALVTWTTNAGRFGHLLDIPRNMSARMNLLFDAPDQEFWLDETNRGSSIVPAFGVAYVWAVSNHRVAFAEPYLMSRGNPYGKDSFPAHEIERRMMLALTHGAGPSLAVLQPDNLKPAVTHCLAEVKKRKPWLTHKEPEPWAAILVSDNTRAFYGRNPGHVEDRYLANVFGFFRAALEEHLPVTLINDWNLTPADLAKYKVLVLPNAACLDNAQCDAIRKFVERGGGLVASLDTGLCDEFGTPRKTPALTEVLGTTHKGVAVAGKIDDKIDENFARTLPPEYWAKRKGVWDFKRVGNAQSFLEAEKLTELLGKALVTFKGPVARVEARTGSSVDATVRTKDSTQEPELPAVVSHKFESGKAVYLAAGIDAAHYSSSYPYYRLVLTGAMRAVASTPPPVEVKAPMCVQVSTVRQKKNGERLVIHLFNDVNTTAGHGHPAEEVPLREEVIPIHDIEVTLKGYNVKEVRQEPGAHGLKFIKTGDAVTFTVPKLRVHAMAVVELG, encoded by the coding sequence ATGTCTCTCCCCTCCCGCCGCGAGTTCGTTTGCGCTGCGGCCGTTGCCGGCACGGTCGGCGCCTCAGAAGGTCTACTCCCCCTCGCCCCAGCCACTGAAGACGCGAAGCCCGATATTTGGGGGCGCACGATCCTGCCGCAACCGTTCGAGAAGGGGCCATTCCGTGAAGTGAAGGTTCCGGCCTGGGTGCAAGACAGCACCGGTGCGGGGTACACGCTCTCGGTCATGAGTAGTGCCCAGCGCAAAGACGCCGCGGACGCGGGCGTGACCATCAGCGAGATGGGGTTCGTCGATCCGTTCTACGCCTACTACGACAGCAAGCTCCTCAAACGGCGCAATCCGCACGTCGCACCCGACGGCCTCAAGAAAGACATCGCCGAGTACCAGAAGCTCGGCGTGCGCATCCTCGGCGTGTACCCGCCGACGCTCCAGGCGGAAGTGTGGGAACGGCACCCCGAGTGGCGCCGGGTTTCAACCGACACCGACCAGATTCCCGAAATCGACCTGAAGAAATTTCCGCACGGCGGGATGCTCTGTCCGCTCGGGCCGTATGGCGATTTCTTCATCGACGTGCTCGCGGAAATCGTCACCGAGTTCCCGGCCGTGAGCGCTTTCAGTTTCGACGGATTGCACCACGGCGGTGGGTGTTATTGCCGCATTTGTCGCGCGAATTACAAGAAGGACACGGGTAACGCGATCCCCAAGCGCGACATGCAGAGCGAGGACTTCCGCAAGTACCTGCACTGGGCCGACCGCAAGCTCGAAGATCTCGTTCAGCGGATGCAGACGCGCCTCAAGACGATCAACCCCGACATCGCGCTCGTGACCTGGACCACCAACGCGGGGCGCTTCGGGCACCTGCTCGACATCCCGCGGAACATGTCCGCCCGGATGAACCTCCTGTTCGACGCGCCGGACCAGGAGTTCTGGCTGGACGAGACGAACCGCGGGTCGAGCATCGTCCCGGCGTTCGGCGTGGCCTACGTCTGGGCCGTGTCGAACCACCGCGTCGCGTTCGCGGAACCGTACCTGATGAGCCGCGGGAACCCCTACGGCAAGGACAGCTTCCCGGCGCACGAGATCGAGCGCCGGATGATGCTCGCGCTCACACACGGCGCCGGGCCGAGCCTCGCGGTGCTTCAACCCGACAACCTGAAACCCGCGGTGACACACTGCCTGGCCGAAGTGAAAAAACGGAAGCCCTGGCTGACGCACAAAGAGCCCGAGCCGTGGGCCGCGATCCTGGTGAGCGATAACACCCGTGCGTTCTACGGCCGGAACCCCGGGCACGTGGAAGACCGCTACCTCGCGAACGTGTTCGGCTTCTTCCGCGCGGCGCTGGAAGAGCACCTGCCCGTTACGCTCATTAACGACTGGAATCTCACGCCCGCTGACCTCGCGAAGTACAAGGTGCTGGTGCTGCCGAACGCCGCGTGCCTTGATAACGCGCAGTGCGACGCGATCCGGAAGTTCGTCGAGCGCGGCGGCGGTCTGGTCGCAAGCCTCGACACGGGACTGTGCGACGAGTTCGGCACGCCGCGCAAAACTCCGGCGCTGACCGAAGTGCTCGGGACTACCCACAAGGGGGTCGCGGTCGCGGGGAAGATTGATGACAAGATCGATGAGAACTTCGCACGCACGCTCCCGCCGGAATACTGGGCGAAGCGAAAAGGCGTGTGGGACTTCAAACGTGTTGGAAACGCGCAGTCTTTCCTCGAAGCCGAGAAGCTCACGGAACTGCTCGGCAAGGCGCTCGTGACCTTCAAGGGGCCGGTCGCGCGCGTCGAGGCGCGGACCGGGAGCTCCGTCGACGCGACCGTGCGCACGAAGGACAGCACGCAGGAACCGGAACTACCCGCGGTAGTGTCGCACAAATTCGAGAGCGGGAAGGCCGTGTACCTCGCGGCCGGTATCGATGCGGCCCACTACTCGTCGTCCTACCCGTACTACCGGCTCGTTCTGACGGGCGCCATGCGCGCGGTCGCGAGTACACCGCCCCCGGTCGAAGTCAAAGCGCCGATGTGCGTGCAGGTGAGCACCGTGCGCCAGAAGAAGAACGGCGAGCGACTCGTAATCCACCTGTTCAATGACGTGAACACAACCGCGGGCCACGGGCACCCGGCGGAAGAGGTTCCGCTCCGCGAAGAGGTGATCCCGATTCACGACATTGAGGTCACGTTGAAGGGTTACAACGTGAAGGAGGTGCGCCAGGAACCGGGCGCACACGGCCTGAAGTTCATCAAAACCGGTGACGCAGTTACGTTCACCGTGCCGAAGCTCCGGGTTCACGCAATGGCGGTGGTGGAGTTGGGTTGA
- the ftsH gene encoding ATP-dependent zinc metalloprotease FtsH, which translates to MAEQPDNSSPNVPPGGPNQPAPKRTNPLLPGGWIALIVLGVIAFAFLAFKNNYREIDYSRFRDLMDAGQLKSVTLVGTDRAEGEVRDANSDLAKKLELGKTGRFAVLLPHSNDQRALTADIEKADQKYHEDLKKANQPEPERVTINRREEPTPWLGPLLLQLLIVCGIITVFVVFFLPKLRDPMGGGFINNYIRSPAKRYEKGKGRITFDDVAGMESAKRELNEMVDYLKEPGKFTRIGATVPKGALLVGPPGTGKTLLAKAVAGEANVPFFAISGSEFIQMFVGVGASRVRDMFRTAKEHSPCVIFIDEIDAVGRMRGAGYGGGSDEREQTLNQILSEMDGFQPTETVIVMAATNRPDVLDAALLRPGRFDRHITVDRQSWKGRLEILKVHTRNKPLSDQADLERVARSMVGMSGAELKNLCNEAALLAVRAGRNKIEQVDFDRAADRVRLGSQREEPFSHDEKRRTAYHEAGHALCAFLMPSAMHALDRVSIIPRGRTGGVTMFHQDEDRVDHSQSELTAMLVMTMGGRAADKLVLGEPLSGAVGDLKQATRIARVMVTQFGMSDRVGPVYHQQGEEHVFLGKEIVESRAYSEGTARLIDEEIQRILIDAEARAQDLVRTHRDKLDVIADALLMHEEIDRSEVEKLMAGVPLAELRPEVPKVVAPAPAPQPEPVAKPEAPPKPGLAFGGA; encoded by the coding sequence ATGGCCGAGCAACCAGACAACTCGTCCCCGAACGTGCCCCCCGGCGGACCGAACCAGCCCGCGCCCAAGCGGACCAACCCGCTGCTCCCCGGCGGGTGGATCGCGCTCATCGTGCTCGGAGTCATCGCGTTCGCGTTCCTCGCGTTCAAAAATAACTACCGCGAGATCGATTACTCCCGGTTCCGCGACCTGATGGACGCGGGCCAACTGAAGTCCGTGACCCTGGTCGGCACCGACCGGGCCGAGGGCGAGGTGCGCGACGCGAACTCCGACCTCGCCAAGAAGCTCGAGCTCGGGAAGACGGGCCGGTTCGCGGTGCTCCTGCCCCACTCCAACGACCAGCGCGCGCTCACTGCGGACATCGAAAAGGCCGATCAGAAGTACCACGAGGACCTGAAGAAGGCGAACCAGCCGGAACCGGAGCGCGTCACCATCAACCGGCGCGAGGAGCCGACCCCGTGGCTCGGGCCGCTGCTCCTGCAGCTCCTGATCGTGTGCGGCATCATCACGGTGTTCGTCGTGTTCTTCCTCCCGAAGCTGCGCGACCCGATGGGCGGCGGGTTCATCAACAACTACATCCGCAGCCCGGCCAAGCGGTACGAGAAGGGCAAGGGGCGCATCACGTTCGACGACGTGGCCGGGATGGAGTCGGCCAAGCGCGAGCTGAACGAGATGGTCGATTACCTGAAGGAGCCCGGCAAGTTCACCCGCATCGGGGCCACGGTGCCCAAGGGCGCGCTGCTCGTCGGCCCGCCCGGAACCGGGAAGACGCTGCTCGCGAAGGCCGTGGCCGGCGAAGCGAACGTGCCGTTCTTCGCCATCAGCGGCAGCGAGTTCATTCAGATGTTCGTGGGCGTCGGGGCGAGCCGCGTGCGCGACATGTTCCGTACCGCGAAGGAGCACTCGCCGTGCGTGATCTTCATCGACGAGATCGACGCCGTGGGCCGGATGCGCGGGGCCGGGTACGGCGGCGGGTCCGACGAGCGCGAGCAGACGCTCAACCAGATCCTGTCCGAAATGGACGGGTTCCAGCCGACGGAAACGGTCATCGTGATGGCCGCGACCAACCGCCCGGACGTGCTCGACGCGGCCCTGCTGCGCCCGGGGCGCTTCGACCGGCACATCACCGTGGACCGCCAGTCGTGGAAGGGCCGGCTCGAGATCCTGAAGGTTCACACGCGCAACAAGCCGCTCTCCGACCAGGCGGACCTGGAGCGCGTGGCCCGGAGCATGGTGGGCATGAGCGGGGCCGAGCTGAAGAACCTGTGCAACGAGGCCGCGCTGCTCGCGGTCCGCGCCGGGCGGAACAAGATCGAGCAAGTGGACTTCGACCGAGCCGCCGACCGCGTGCGGCTCGGGAGCCAGCGCGAGGAACCGTTCTCGCACGACGAAAAGCGCCGCACCGCGTACCACGAGGCCGGGCACGCGCTCTGCGCGTTCCTCATGCCGTCGGCGATGCACGCCCTCGACCGCGTGTCGATCATCCCGCGCGGGCGCACGGGGGGCGTCACGATGTTCCACCAGGACGAGGACCGGGTGGACCACTCGCAGAGCGAGCTGACCGCGATGCTCGTGATGACGATGGGCGGGCGCGCGGCCGACAAGCTCGTGCTCGGCGAGCCGCTGTCCGGGGCCGTCGGCGACCTGAAACAGGCCACGCGGATCGCGCGCGTGATGGTCACGCAGTTCGGCATGAGTGACCGCGTCGGGCCGGTGTACCACCAGCAGGGCGAAGAGCACGTGTTCTTGGGCAAGGAGATCGTCGAATCGCGCGCGTACAGCGAGGGCACGGCGCGGCTCATTGACGAGGAGATCCAGCGCATCCTGATCGACGCCGAGGCCCGGGCACAGGACCTCGTGCGCACCCACCGCGACAAACTCGACGTGATCGCGGACGCGCTGCTCATGCACGAAGAGATCGACCGATCGGAGGTCGAGAAGCTGATGGCCGGGGTGCCGCTCGCGGAACTGCGCCCGGAGGTGCCCAAGGTGGTGGCCCCGGCGCCCGCCCCTCAACCCGAACCGGTCGCGAAGCCGGAAGCCCCGCCCAAGCCGGGGTTGGCGTTCGGGGGAGCGTAG
- a CDS encoding tubulin-like doman-containing protein, with product MNWLREPDGEPLPGYRLIEPIGTGGFGEVWKCVAPGGIHKAIKFVYGNLNALDGDDARAVQELKALERVKQVRHPFVVSIEQIQDVGGELVIVMELADRNLHECLVEYQSAGRPGIPRDILLGFLDDAAIGLDHLIEKHNLQHLDVKPRNLFMVADRVKVADFGLVKQLERSSSSGLMGGVTPIYAAPETFQNKISKHSDQYSLAIVYVELLTGKRPFPGKNIRQLALQHMSEPPDLSMLPEGDQPVVARALAKNPDERWPSCTAFVRALGGARDASGSSGGGEAGSGVREPGAWARTGRTVHDVELTPSVSAPGRGAAAVMSGPARPHSAPQEHPEIDEDHLLGVTAAQKEVGVLRPTILIGVGSFGRRALQEIRCRLTDRVGDVVQVPCFRFLYVDCDPDAATKAVSAPPDVALGADEVFSVPLQPVTQYRRRQLEQILDWLPREKLYAIPRSLRAGGARALGRLAFCDNYLRFVTRLRREFQIATHPESLAQSSDQTGLTVRDNTPQVYVFASASGGSGGMLVDLGYAVRRVLARVTPTDAPVTAFVYAAAPEDPNSTDAELANLYAALTELNHFSDPEVPFVAHYGGPEGPKVESRGLPFTSTYLMPMAERSAGSFRDCLSHLAGYVSHDMTTPLGPALEQLRSRPVGFDRSPFRSFGTYGVWFPRGLLLRAAAQKICLRLLKEWKVDADPTDPTPVQQVVGHAVNDSRLKPDAVRAQIEQEAVRGPDGGPGDQIERWLSGLEAQLGATTRRPDAGAWSRAVWEQARDLIGTRPTGEQDSTVRRSRTSKLLEEAVKRVAEMWGNEFAEIVRPLEEFPGRRLGAIGTALKKLAAASTEWAAAAAARAQQFAVKARQAKSDVQSAHDVCQAGSGTFSFFGGRTGRSMRHFLDQIRAFAHVRLQEDLADATAKFYRALRARIEDRLRELAYCRTRMELLIDVMESPLANLPPSSDTPVALSEEALQQTLRPTNTLNVVLPSGETHIERSAKRVVNSVKPQDVLRLEVALQKLVLEPRGGLTALCQLNADMSRTLVAPMVEQTTAFLSDLLPVTDVTEVEVSTSRARNVDLSTRIHDYHARSAPPCGSETGAQTFVLVPETESGNAFAGLVKKAVPNALTIAVNGAATDLMFCREHGNLLPAEVAALLAACQPAYYEALATAQTSPHSRFDVTEWLPLSE from the coding sequence ATGAACTGGCTCCGCGAGCCCGATGGGGAACCGCTGCCCGGGTACCGACTCATCGAACCCATCGGTACCGGTGGGTTCGGTGAGGTGTGGAAGTGCGTCGCGCCCGGCGGCATCCACAAGGCGATCAAGTTCGTCTACGGCAACCTCAACGCCCTCGACGGCGACGACGCCCGCGCCGTGCAGGAACTGAAGGCGCTCGAGCGCGTCAAGCAGGTGCGGCACCCGTTCGTCGTGTCCATCGAGCAGATCCAGGACGTCGGTGGCGAACTCGTCATCGTGATGGAACTGGCCGATCGGAACCTGCACGAGTGCCTAGTCGAGTACCAGAGCGCCGGGCGCCCCGGCATCCCGCGCGACATCCTCCTGGGGTTCCTCGACGACGCGGCCATCGGGCTCGACCACCTGATCGAGAAGCACAACCTCCAGCACCTCGACGTGAAGCCGCGCAACCTGTTCATGGTCGCGGACCGCGTGAAGGTCGCGGACTTCGGGCTGGTGAAGCAGCTCGAGCGGTCCAGTTCGTCCGGGCTGATGGGGGGCGTCACGCCCATCTACGCGGCCCCGGAGACGTTCCAGAACAAGATCAGCAAGCACTCGGACCAGTACAGCCTCGCGATCGTGTACGTCGAACTGCTCACGGGCAAGCGCCCCTTTCCCGGGAAGAACATTCGGCAACTCGCGCTCCAGCACATGTCCGAACCGCCGGACCTGTCGATGCTCCCGGAGGGCGACCAGCCGGTGGTGGCCCGGGCACTGGCGAAGAACCCGGACGAGCGCTGGCCGAGTTGCACCGCGTTCGTTCGCGCGCTCGGTGGGGCACGGGACGCCAGTGGCAGTAGCGGCGGGGGCGAGGCCGGCAGCGGCGTGCGCGAGCCGGGCGCGTGGGCGCGGACCGGGCGCACCGTTCACGACGTGGAGCTGACGCCCTCGGTGTCGGCACCGGGCCGCGGGGCCGCGGCCGTGATGTCGGGGCCGGCACGCCCCCACTCCGCGCCGCAAGAGCACCCCGAGATCGACGAAGACCACCTGCTCGGGGTGACCGCGGCGCAAAAAGAAGTGGGCGTGCTGCGGCCGACCATTCTCATCGGCGTGGGCAGCTTCGGGCGCCGGGCGCTCCAAGAAATCCGGTGCCGGCTCACGGACCGCGTCGGCGATGTGGTTCAGGTGCCGTGCTTCCGCTTCCTCTACGTCGATTGCGACCCGGACGCGGCGACGAAGGCGGTGAGCGCGCCGCCCGACGTGGCGCTCGGGGCCGATGAGGTGTTCTCGGTGCCGCTGCAACCGGTCACGCAGTACCGGCGCCGGCAACTCGAACAGATCCTCGACTGGTTGCCGCGCGAGAAACTGTACGCGATCCCGCGGAGCCTGCGCGCGGGAGGGGCACGTGCGCTGGGGCGCCTCGCGTTCTGCGACAACTACCTGCGCTTCGTCACGCGGCTCCGGCGCGAGTTCCAGATCGCGACGCACCCGGAATCGCTCGCGCAGTCGTCCGACCAGACCGGGTTGACGGTCCGCGACAACACCCCGCAAGTGTACGTTTTCGCCAGCGCCAGCGGCGGGTCCGGCGGGATGCTCGTCGACTTGGGGTACGCGGTGCGCCGGGTGCTCGCGCGGGTGACGCCGACCGACGCCCCGGTGACCGCGTTCGTGTACGCGGCCGCGCCCGAAGACCCGAACTCGACGGACGCGGAACTCGCGAACCTGTACGCCGCGCTCACCGAGCTGAACCACTTCTCCGACCCGGAGGTGCCGTTCGTTGCGCACTACGGCGGCCCGGAGGGGCCGAAGGTCGAGAGCCGCGGGCTGCCGTTCACGTCCACGTACCTGATGCCGATGGCGGAGCGCAGCGCCGGTTCGTTCCGGGACTGTCTTTCGCACCTCGCGGGGTACGTGTCGCACGACATGACGACGCCCCTCGGCCCGGCGCTCGAGCAGCTCCGCTCCCGGCCCGTCGGGTTCGACCGGAGCCCGTTCCGCTCGTTCGGCACGTATGGCGTGTGGTTCCCGCGCGGGCTGCTCCTGCGGGCCGCGGCGCAGAAGATCTGCCTGCGGTTGCTCAAAGAGTGGAAGGTGGACGCGGACCCCACCGACCCGACGCCCGTGCAACAGGTCGTCGGGCACGCGGTCAACGATTCGCGCCTGAAGCCGGACGCGGTGCGGGCACAAATCGAACAGGAAGCGGTGCGCGGGCCGGACGGCGGACCCGGGGACCAGATCGAGCGCTGGCTGAGCGGGCTGGAGGCGCAGCTCGGCGCCACGACCCGCCGGCCCGACGCGGGCGCGTGGTCGCGCGCCGTGTGGGAGCAGGCCCGCGACCTGATCGGCACGCGGCCGACCGGCGAGCAGGACAGCACCGTGCGCCGCAGCCGCACCTCGAAACTGCTGGAAGAGGCGGTCAAGCGCGTCGCGGAGATGTGGGGGAACGAGTTCGCGGAGATCGTGCGGCCCCTCGAGGAGTTCCCGGGGCGCCGGTTGGGGGCGATCGGGACCGCGCTAAAGAAGCTCGCGGCCGCGTCCACTGAGTGGGCCGCCGCCGCCGCCGCCCGCGCCCAGCAGTTCGCGGTGAAAGCGCGCCAGGCGAAGAGCGACGTCCAGTCCGCACACGACGTGTGTCAGGCCGGGAGCGGGACGTTCAGTTTCTTCGGCGGGCGCACCGGGCGCAGCATGCGGCACTTCCTCGACCAGATCCGGGCGTTCGCGCACGTCCGGTTGCAAGAAGACCTGGCGGACGCCACCGCGAAGTTCTACCGCGCGCTCCGCGCCCGGATCGAGGACCGGCTCCGCGAACTCGCGTACTGCCGCACGCGGATGGAACTGCTCATCGACGTCATGGAGTCCCCGCTCGCGAACCTGCCCCCGTCGTCGGACACGCCGGTCGCGCTCTCCGAAGAGGCGCTCCAGCAGACGCTCCGGCCGACGAACACGCTCAACGTGGTGCTCCCCTCGGGCGAAACGCACATCGAGCGCTCGGCCAAGCGGGTCGTGAACTCGGTCAAACCGCAGGACGTGCTCCGCCTGGAGGTCGCGCTCCAGAAACTCGTGCTCGAACCGCGGGGCGGGCTGACCGCGCTGTGCCAACTGAACGCGGACATGAGCCGCACGCTGGTCGCGCCGATGGTCGAGCAGACCACGGCGTTCCTGAGTGACCTGCTGCCGGTGACGGACGTAACGGAAGTGGAAGTGTCCACGTCCCGGGCGCGAAACGTGGATCTGAGCACCCGGATTCACGATTACCACGCGCGCTCGGCCCCGCCGTGCGGGTCGGAGACCGGGGCACAAACGTTCGTGCTGGTCCCCGAAACGGAATCGGGTAACGCCTTTGCCGGGCTGGTCAAGAAGGCCGTTCCGAACGCGCTCACCATTGCGGTGAACGGCGCCGCGACGGACCTGATGTTCTGCCGCGAGCACGGGAACCTGTTGCCGGCCGAGGTCGCCGCGCTCCTGGCGGCGTGCCAGCCGGCGTACTACGAGGCCCTCGCGACCGCACAAACGTCTCCGCACTCGCGGTTCGATGTGACCGAATGGCTACCGCTTTCAGAATAG
- a CDS encoding ABC transporter ATP-binding protein — protein MSPAIETRGLTRDFGDFRAVDGIDVRVERGTFYGFLGPNGAGKSTTIKMLTGLLAPSAGTVRVLDRDILDPQQSLDAKRHIGVIAENLSLFDNLTAREYLTFVGRMYLMPRDTIRQRSAELLDVLGLADEEKKLSLEYSHGMKKKLALAAALLPNPDLLFLDEPFEGVDAITSRVIRDLLAGFVARGSTVFLTSHVLEIVERLCTHVGIITGGRLTEQASLEAIRQGDSLENRFIQLAGADATATSKLAWLETAQ, from the coding sequence ATGAGTCCGGCAATTGAAACACGCGGACTGACCCGAGACTTCGGCGACTTCCGCGCCGTAGACGGGATCGATGTGCGCGTCGAGCGCGGCACCTTCTACGGGTTCCTCGGGCCGAACGGGGCCGGCAAATCGACCACCATCAAAATGCTCACCGGGCTGCTCGCGCCGAGCGCGGGCACGGTCCGCGTGCTCGACCGGGACATCCTCGACCCCCAACAGTCCCTGGACGCCAAGCGGCACATCGGCGTGATCGCCGAGAACCTGTCACTGTTCGACAACCTGACCGCCCGCGAGTACCTGACGTTCGTGGGCCGAATGTACCTGATGCCGCGCGACACGATCCGCCAGCGGTCCGCCGAATTGCTCGACGTGCTGGGGTTGGCCGACGAAGAGAAAAAACTCTCCCTCGAATACTCGCACGGGATGAAGAAGAAGCTCGCGCTGGCCGCGGCGCTGCTGCCGAACCCGGACCTGTTGTTCCTGGACGAGCCGTTCGAGGGGGTGGACGCGATCACGTCGCGCGTCATCCGCGACCTGCTGGCCGGGTTCGTGGCCCGCGGGTCCACGGTGTTCCTCACGTCGCACGTGCTGGAGATCGTGGAGCGGCTCTGCACGCACGTCGGGATCATTACGGGCGGGCGGCTCACCGAGCAAGCGTCCCTGGAAGCCATTCGGCAGGGTGATTCCCTGGAGAACCGGTTCATCCAGTTGGCCGGCGCGGACGCGACGGCCACATCGAAACTGGCCTGGCTGGAGACCGCGCAGTGA
- a CDS encoding HNH endonuclease, which produces MSAFSDVRRAEVAARAGHRCEYCHLPTRGQVATFPIDHISPRSAGGTNELSNLALTCPHCNAQKWTAAEGTDPETKERVPLFNPRCDEWDQHFEWAVDPPGELAGLTGTGRATVAILCMNAIEMVALRRLLAEVGLFPELR; this is translated from the coding sequence GTGAGCGCGTTTTCGGACGTTCGCCGAGCCGAGGTTGCCGCGCGAGCCGGGCACCGCTGCGAATACTGCCACTTGCCGACCCGTGGGCAGGTAGCAACTTTCCCGATTGACCACATTTCCCCCCGCAGTGCCGGCGGTACCAACGAACTGAGCAACCTTGCCCTTACGTGCCCGCACTGTAACGCGCAGAAGTGGACCGCTGCCGAAGGTACTGATCCCGAAACGAAAGAGCGCGTTCCACTCTTTAACCCGCGGTGTGACGAATGGGACCAGCATTTCGAGTGGGCGGTTGACCCGCCCGGTGAACTGGCCGGCCTCACGGGTACGGGGCGGGCCACCGTCGCGATCCTTTGCATGAACGCGATCGAGATGGTCGCTCTGCGCCGTTTACTCGCGGAAGTAGGGTTGTTCCCCGAGTTGCGGTGA